A window from Culex pipiens pallens isolate TS chromosome 3, TS_CPP_V2, whole genome shotgun sequence encodes these proteins:
- the LOC120425745 gene encoding talin-2 isoform X3, with product MSALSLRISLEGGRVTKTIQFDPNTTVFDACRIIKDKFAEAVQGQAQEFGLFLADEDTRQGVWLEPARNLGYYLLRNLDMLEYRRKHRNLRVRMLDGAIKTILVDDSQPVSQLMVVICTKIGITNHEEYGLVREDPESQNENLPDNKSNMGTLTLRRKVAEKERDSKMESLRKKLRTDDEINWVDVGKTLREQGIDESETVLLRRKFFYSDQNIDSRDPVQLNLLYVQARDAILDGTHPVTQEKACEFAGIQVQIQFGDYNESKHKPGFLDLREFLPGSYVRVKNIEKKIFNEHRRHVGLSDLDAKYLYTKTARELPTYGVTFFLVKEKMTGKNKLVPRLLGVTKSSVLRLDEHTKEILKTWPLTTVRRWGASPNTFTLDFGDYADQYYSVQTTEAEQIVQLIAGYIDIILKKKQAKDHFGIEGDEGSTMVEESVAPSKATFLQHEETTGPGKVETQSIAKPAVMRGYDGERPYGTGEMQSMQYGAIVGQVNLAHQPPMLQQTRISTVLSEPQRALVGYISAGQDAINKAEEDLKSKAQLPQLGTDPGSMQWREETLDTSKQTVTTHLATMNAATAQVVTASQPDEIDHDAVGAAVSQITQSIPEVTKEVRLIAALMDDDCTGDKLLEATRKLCSAFSDLLKSAEPESKEPRQNLLNAASRVGEASGFVLSTMGEESMESRELHDMLLGLAKAVANTTAALVLKAKSIAAVTDDEATRNRVISAASQCALATSQLVACARVVAPTIQSPACREQLESAAREVAKAVAHLVEVCNDATDNQQLRGDLMGAAKDVSKTLAELLEHIKLSSREKARRVDDNPVEEVLVATDILVSATNPQEMILQAQKLGQATAQLIQSIKGEAERQDDSNMQRKLLEAAKQLADATARMVEAARLCANNPHNSEHQDTLRFAAEELRVITTTTANTPAIKRKLINRLEQCSKQAASAATQCITAAQNALMHSNDVQTKEILLQDCQTVADQIPRLVAGVKNTLSRPDDPNAQLGLIDAAEMFLEPGAQVAQSARDLQPTVMDQTASQQLSRCALNLTHSIHDLRSAAHRAREACGGNELDAALEAVRNLRNVLNDTRQASQEGNLRPLPGETADSCFKQLAAASNSVDSTLYQLMSAVQQGNRPYAGVAGRDAALALGEYTKSVRGVVATTKNPIVVDCADEVIQDSMRVIEEAQRTLQNLGNQDELVAAIKRTKHSLGRTIDCFPGVKDISEAFENMADLRAILDTGEYPPSSRAFGHLQNELKSAADNLNSAGGQVAHSYDSSIKLANTSQEFYHAYKELMTVTLEMAGQTPEDRAREEIVNSLRGVSNQSMSLLGTAKFVAGDPDRPNAKNELSSAARMVTESINRLVNVCTQAAPGQKECDSAIRSIESLRPLLESAQEPLTDQGYFDCLDTVMEKSRTLGDGMTGIANNAKLSKHVEFGHSVDSVSDSIRGLIESASQAAYLVGISNPTSVGGRPGLVDQAQFARASQAIRQSCEVLRGPASSQQQVLSAATIIAKHTSALCNACRNASSTTTNPVAKRHFVQAAKEVANSTADLVREIKALDKDYSPVSRARCAGATEPLLEAVSSLCQFANSSEFISIPARISSEGRKAQEPILQAGRGILDGAIDMVKTAKVLAMTPTDPPVWQQLAIHSRNVSESIKKLASSIREKAPGQLQCDQVLEVLKECARDLNSAALAVGVDGLPQRKENNLQGFTNQSLNAASELIDRLEPVKSSAKKNAESLGHAVNQIAKHVVPLTNGVIGACSHVVHSGQQSVLIDQVKSVVECCSQLVQVAKNAGGNPRASHCHPELDEAVEATREAIQELNATVERLSTENGVVTGLMEQISRSMSRITDKRQSFLGASINDTYVDYQTRMVQSAKEIARYANEINAKAAIDPSKLAQLSVEMTHHYSQLAQDSVGASALTTSPDVAIRIRNTVQDLGRSVNVLIQSTAGIRKDDSSGLVEISRGARDVSEKVSQVLAALQAGSRGTQACINASSTVSAIISDLDTTIMFATAGTLHSEDEGRFSDHREHILKTAKALVEDTKILVAGAAGTQDQLAAAAQNAVTTILQLAEAVKHGAASLGSNQPDSQVMVMNAVKDVAAALGELINATKLASGKPINDPAMNDLKDSAKVMVMNVTSLLKTVKAVEDEHTRGTRAMEATVDAITQEIRSMQFAPDVHRSSMQQLSRPEDLITVTKHVTAATAKAVAAGTSNLQTDITAAANLGRKTISDMLAVCKSVAWSCAETQELRQRTLDAGSAVAISYRDLLEGVLKHCSADERMQLSRRVAKCVTDLVGMAQLLKGSDWVDPDDPTVIAENELLGAAASIEAAAKKLASLRPRRQAEVKETDENLNFDEMILEAAKGIMAASSALVRAANAAQRELVDQGKVARRPLTSSDDGQWSEGLISAARLVAAATHSLVEAAQHLVQGTGTEETLISTAKQVASSTAQLLIACKVKSDPNSETGRRLQAAGNAVIKSTDKLVQAAQQAIEGEEEHTLKLNRNMVDGMAQEINARSEVLMRERQLMEAQNKLIAIRHLKYRQKLAGGFATDSSDEGGVQPPTFTGYQVTTTPKPHTLPKPGTYSPSPVINSPAGSTGTFPRNPQQQNHQQQSSSTTTTTSSFQRSPLLTANAVPKPYQSDTIKSPTALVSPSILNRTYETTRVENSNLSAGKFNRTQFDAAVQDLQNKVQQPLSSFRGSPTQQQQQAGGYGTITTTTTSTTSNGTGAPAPQNYEGFTTSSQSSAEQRFSSSSSHQQQQVITKKIHMTTSSTSSTMKSSGGEWK from the exons atgTCGGCCCTTTCGCTCCGGATCAGCCTGGAGGGTGGCCGGGTCACAAAGACGATCCAGTTTGACCCGAACACGACCGTCTTCGACGCCTGTCGCATCATCAAGGACAAATTCGCCGAAGCGGTCCAGGGCCAGGCGCAGGAATTTGGCCTCTTCCTGGCCGATGAGGACACCCGGCAGGGCGTCTGGCTCGAGCCGGCCCGCAACCTGGGCTACTACCTACTCCGCAATCTGGACATGCTGGAGTACCGAAGGAAGCACCGCAATCTGCGCGTCCGAATGCTCGACGGTGCCATCAAAACCATCCTCGTGGACGATTCCCAGCCCGTGTCCCAGCTCATGGTCGTCATCTGCACCAAGATCGGCATCACAAACCACGAAGAGTACGGCCTCGTCCGCGAAGACCCCGAATCCCAGAACGAAAATCTCCCCGACAACAAGTCCAACATGGGCACCCTGACCCTGCGCCGGAAGGTCGCCGAGAAGGAGCGTGACTCCAAGATGGAATCGCTGCGCAAGAAGCTCCGCACCGACGACGAAATCAACTGGGTCGACGTGGGAAAAACCCTGCGCGAGCAGGGCATCGACGAGTCGGAAACGGTGCTGCTGAGGCGAAAGTTCTTCTACTCCGACCAGAACATCGACTCGCGCGATCCCGTGCAGCTGAATCTGCTGTACGTGCAGGCCCGGGATGCCATCCTGGACGGGACGCATCCGGTTACGCAGGAGAAGGCGTGCGAGTTTGCCGGCATCCAGGTGCAGATTCAGTTTGGCGACTACAACGAGAGCAAGCACAAGCCGGGATTTTTGGA CCTCCGCGAGTTCCTGCCGGGCTCGTACGTGCGCGTCAAGAACATCGAGAAGAAGATCTTCAACGAGCACCGCCGGCACGTCGGTCTGTCCGACCTGGACGCCAAGTATCTGTACACCAAGACGGCCCGCGAGCTGCCCACGTACGGCGTGACGTTCTTCCTGGTCAAGGAGAAGATGACCGGCAAGAACAAGCTGGTTCCGCGGCTGCTCGGCGTCACCAAGAGCTCGGTGCTCCGGCTGGACGAGCACACCAAGGAGATCCTGAAGACGTGGCCGCTGACGACGGTGCGGCGGTGGGGCGCTTCGCCGAACACGTTCACGCTGGACTTTGGCGACTACGCCGACCAGTACTACTCGGTGCAGACGACGGAGGCCGAGCAGATCGTGCAGCTGATTGCCGGCTACATCGACATCATCCTGAAGAAGAAGCAAGCCAAGGATCACTTTGGCATCGAGGGCGACGAGGGGTCGACCATGGTGGAGGAGAGTGTGGCGCCGTCAAA GGCCACCTTCCTGCAGCACGAAGAGACTACCGGACCGGGCAAGGTTGAAACCCAGTCGATCGCCAAACCGGCCGTGATGCGTGGATACGATG GTGAACGTCCCTATGGCACTGGTGAGATGCAATCGATGCAGTACGGTGCCATCGTCGGACAGGTCAACCTGGCCCATCAGCCGCCCATG TTGCAACAAACCCGAATCAGCACGGTCCTCTCGGAACCCCAGCGTGCCCTCGTCGGGTACATCTCGGCCGGCCAGGATGCCATCAACAAGGCTGAGGAAGACCTCAAGAGCAAGGCCCAACTGCCGCAGCTGGGAACTGACCCGGGCTCGATGCAGTGGCGCGAAGAAACGCTCGACACCTCGAAGCAAACGGTCACGACCCATCTGGCCACGATGAACGCTGCGACGGCCCAGGTCGTGACCGCTTCTCAGCCGGACGAAATCGATCACGATGCCGTCGGAGCGGCCGTCTCGCAAATCACCCAGAGCATCCCGGAGGTCACCAAGGAGGTTCGGCTGATTGCCGCCCTCATGGACGACGACTGCACCGGGGACAAGCTGCTGGAGGCGACCCGCAAGCTGTGCTCGGCGTTCAGCGATCTGCTCAAGTCGGCCGAACCGGAAAGCAAGGAACCGCGCCAGAACCTGCTGAATGCGGCAAGCCGCGTCGGAGAGGCTAGCGGATTTGTGCTAAGTACGATGGGTGAGGAGAGCATGGAGAGCCGCGAGCTGCACGATATGCTGCTTGGGTTGGCCAAGGCCGTTGCCAACACGACGGCGGCACTGGTGCTGAAGGCCAAGTCGATCGCTGCCGTTACGGACGATGAGGCGACCAGGAATAGAG TAATTTCCGCTGCCAGTCAGTGTGCCCTGGCCACCAGTCAGCTGGTAGCTTGTGCCCGTGTTGTTGCTCCTACGATCCAGAGTCCGGCTTGCCGGGAACAGCTCGAGTCGGCGGCACGCGAAGTTGCCAAGGCCGTCGCTCATCTGGTAGAGGTCTGCAACGACGCTACCGACAATCAGCAGCTGCGTGGAGATCTGATGGGCGCCGCCAAGGACGTGTCCAAGACGCTGGCCGAACTGCTGGAGCACATCAAGCTGAGTTCCCGCGAGAAGGCACGTCGCGTCGATGACAATCCGGTCGAAGAGGTGCTGGTCGCTACGGACATTCTGGTATCGGCGACCAACCCGCAGGAGATGATCCTGCAGGCGCAGAAGCTGGGCCAAGCTACGGCACAGCTCATTCAGAGCATCAAGGGAGAAGCCGAACGGCAGGATGATTCAAACATGCAACGCAAGCTGCTGGAAGCAGCTAAACAACTTGCGGACGCTACCGCCCGTATGGTAGAAGCTGCCAGACTGTGCGCCAACAACCCGCACAACTCCGAACATCAGGACACGCTGCGTTTCGCCGCGGAAGAACTTCGCGTGATCACGACCACAACCGCCAACACTCCAGCCATCAAGCGCAAGCTGATCAACCGTCTGGAGCAGTGCTCGAAGCAAGCTGCTTCCGCCGCAACTCAGTGCATCACCGCTGCCCAGAACGCCCTGATGCACAGCAATGACGTGCAAACGAAGGAGATTCTCCTCCAGGATTGTCAAACCGTTGCCGATCAGATCCCTCGCTTGGTCGCCGGAGTCAAGAACACCCTTTCCCGTCCCGATGACCCGAACGCTCAACTCGGATTGATCGACGCCGCTGAAATGTTCCTGGAACCAGGAGCACAGGTTGCCCAATCGGCCCGCGATCTCCAGCCAACCGTCATGGATCAAACCGCTTCACAGCAGCTATCCCGTTGCGCACTGAACCTAACCCACTCGATCCACGACCTCCGTTCAGCCGCTCATCGCGCTCGCGAAGCCTGCGGAGGAAACGAACTGGACGCCGCACTGGAAGCCGTTCGTAACTTGAGGAACGTCCTGAACGATACACGCCAAGCTAGCCAGGAAGGCAACCTTCGTCCACTGCCAGGTGAGACGGCTGACTCCTGCTTCAAGCAGCTTGCGGCGGCAAGCAACAGTGTCGATTCCACCCTGTACCAGCTGATGTCTGCCGTCCAGCAGGGCAACCGTCCGTACGCTGGCGTTGCCGGAAGAGATGCCGCTCTCGCCCTAGGCGAGTACACCAAGAGTGTCCGCGGAGTGGTCGCTACCACCAAGAACCCGATCGTGGTCGATTGCGCcgacgaggtcatccaggattCGATGCGAGTGATCGAGGAAGCGCAGAGAACGCTGCAGAACCTTGGCAATCAAGACGAACTGGTTGCGGCGATCAAGCGTACCAAGCATTCGCTAGGCAGAACGATCGATTGTTTCCCAGGGGTGAAGGACATTAGCGAGGCGTTCGAGAACATGGCTGATTTGAGGGCTATCTTGGATACCGGGGAGTACCCACCGTCAAGCCGTGCGTTTGGTCATTTGCAGAACGAGCTGAAGAGCGCTGCTGACAACTTGAACTCCGCTGGAGGACAGGTCGCCCACTCGTACGACAGTTCCATCAAGCTGGCCAACACCAGCCAGGAGTTCTACCACGCGTACAAGGAGCTGATGACCGTAACGCTGGAAATGGCCGGACAAACGCCGGAAGATCGTGCGCGGGAAGAGATCGTCAACTCACTGCGAGGTGTTTCAAACCAATCGATGAGTCTGCTGGGAACTGCGAAATTCGTCGCTGGAGATCCGGACAGGCCGAACGCCAAGAACGAACTGTCGTCCGCAGCTCGGATGGTAACGGAGAGCATTAACCGACTGGTGAACGTGTGCACGCAGGCTGCTCCTGGACAGAAGGAATGTGACAGCGCTATTCGTAGCATTGAATCGCTTAGACCGCTGCTGGAATCGGCTCAGGAACCACTGACGGATCAGGGGTACTTTGACTGTTTGGACACGGTTATGGAAAAGTCCAGAACGCTGGGAGACGGCATGACCGGAATTGCCAACAACGCCAAGCTGTCGAAGCACGTCGAGTTTGGACATTCGGTTGACTCGGTATCCGACTCGATCCGAGGATTGATCGAGTCTGCTTCGCAGGCTGCTTACTTGGTAGGAATTTCCAACCCAACAAGCGTTGGAGGTCGTCCGGGGTTGGTCGATCAAGCGCAGTTCGCCCGTGCGTCGCAAGCGATCCGTCAAAGCTGCGAAGTCCTTCGAGGACCAGCGTCCTCTCAGCAGCAAGTTCTGTCCGCTGCAACCATCATCGCAAAGCACACCTCAGCGCTGTGCAACGCCTGTCGTAACGCAAGTTCAACCACCACCAACCCGGTGGCCAAGCGTCACTTTGTCCAGGCAGCGAAGGAGGTCGCCAACTCAACGGCGGATTTGGTCCGTGAGATTAAGGCACTGGACAAAGACTACAGTCCGGTTTCGAGAGCACGATGCGCTGGAGCTACCGAGCCGCTGCTGGAAGCCGTTTCATCCCTGTGTCAGTTTGCCAACTCATCCGAGTTTATCTCGATCCCTGCGCGCATCTCGTCGGAAGGTCGCAAGGCTCAGGAACCGATCCTACAGGCTGGCCGTGGAATCCTGGATGGTGCGATTGATATGGTGAAGACGGCCAAGGTACTCGCCATGACCCCAACCGATCCACCGGTGTGGCAACAGCTAGCAATTCACAGCCGTAACGTGTCCGAGAGTATCAAGAAGCTGGCGTCGAGCATCCGTGAGAAGGCACCTGGACAGCTGCAGTGCGATCAGGTGTTGGAAGTGCTGAAGGAATGCGCCCGTGATTTGAACTCGGCCGCTTTGGCCGTCGGAGTCGATGGACTGCCGCAGCGCAAGGAGAACAATTTGCAAGGATTCACCAACCAGTCGTTGAACGCCGCATCGGAGCTGATCGATCGTTTGGAGCCGGTCAAGTCGTCGGCTAAGAAGAATGCCGAAAGTCTGGGACACGCCGTGAACCAGATCGCGAAGCACGTGGTTCCGCTGACAAATGGAGTTATCGGAGCGTGTTCGCACGTGGTTCACTCGGGACAGCAGTCGGTGCTCATCGATCAGGTCAAGTCGGTGGTAGAGTGTTGTTCGCAGCTGGTCCAGGTGGCAAAGAATGCCGGTGGTAACCCTCGAGCTTCCCATTGTCATCCAGAGTTGGACGAGGCCGTGGAAGCTACACGTGAAGCAATTCAAGAGTTGAACGCCACCGTTGAGCGTTTGTCTACGGAGAATGGCGTCGTGACTGGGTTGATGGAGCAGATCTCTCGCTCAATGTCACGTATTACCGACAAGCGTCAGTCGTTCTTGGGAGCGTCGATCAACGACACCTATGTGGACTACCAGACTCGCATGGTACAATCAGCGAAGGAGATCGCTCGTTACGCCAACGAAATCAACGCAAAGGCCGCCATCGATCCTTCCAAGCTAGCCCAGCTATCGGTCGAGATGACCCATCACTACTCTCAGCTTGCGCAAGATTCGGTAGGAGCGTCTGCTTTGACGACCTCTCCGGATGTTGCCATCCGTATTCGTAACACCGTTCAAGATCTTGGTCGCTCGGTGAATGTTCTGATCCAGTCAACCGCCGGAATCCGCAAAGATGACAGCTCCGGCCTGGTGGAGATCTCCCGTGGAGCTCGTGACGTCTCCGAAAAGGTTTCCCAAGTGCTGGCAGCGCTGCAAGCCGGTTCTCGTGGAACGCAGGCCTGCATCAACGCTTCCAGCACGGTGTCGGCGATCATCAGCGATCTGGACACGACGATCATGTTCGCGACGGCCGGTACGCTGCACTCCGAAGACGAGGGTCGCTTCTCGGACCATCGGGAGCAcattctgaagacggccaaggCGCTGGTGGAGGACACCAAGATTTTGGTGGCCGGTGCTGCCGGAACGCAGGACCAGCTGGCGGCCGCCGCGCAGAACGCTGTTACTACCATTT TGCAACTGGCGGAAGCGGTCAAGCACGGAGCGGCTTCGCTCGGCTCCAACCAGCCCGACTCGCAAGTCATGGTGATGAACGCGGTGAAAGATGTGGCCGCTGCACTCGGTGAGCTAATAAACGCTACTAAGCTTGCATCTGGTAAACCCATTAACGACCCGGCTATGAATGATTTGAAAGATAGCGCTAAG GTCATGGTGATGAACGTCACCTCGTTGCTGAAAACTGTTAAGGCCGTCGAGGACGAGCACACGCGTGGCACGCGCGCAATGGAAGCTACCGTGGACGCCATCACGCAGGAGATCCGCTCGATGCAGTTTGCTCCGGACGTCCACCGGTCCAGCATGCAGCAGCTGTCCCGACCGGAAGACCTCATTACGGTGACCAAGCACGTGACGGCCGCGACGGCAAAGGCCGTTGCCGCGGGGACTTCGAACCTGCAGACGGACATTACGGCGGCGGCCAATTTGGGCAGGAAGACGATCTCGGACATGCTGGCGGTTTGCAAGTCGGTCGCGTGGTCCTGTGCGGAGACGCAGGAGCTGAGACAGAGGACGCTGGACGCGGGGTCGGCGGTGGCGATTTCGTACCGGGATCTGCTGGAGGGTGTGCTGAAGCACTGTTCGGCGGACGAGCGGATGCAGCTGTCGCGGAGGGTGGCCAAGTGCGTTACCGATTTGGTTGGGATGGCGCAGCTGTTGAAGGGTTCGGACTGGGTCGATCCGGACGATCCGACGGTTATCGCGGAGAATGAGCTGCTGGGGGCGGCCGCTTCGATTGAGGCCGCGGCCAAGAAGTTGGCCAGCCTGCGACCGCGACGACAGGCGGAGGTTAAG GAAACGGACGAGAATCTGAACTTTGACGAGATGATTCTGGAGGCGGCCAAGGGCATCATGGCAGCTTCGTCGGCTTTGGTCCGTGCGGCGAACGCCGCTCAACGCGAGCTCGTAGACCAAGGCAAGGTCGCTCGACGACCCCTGACCTCGTCCGACGATGGTCAATGGTCTGAAGGTCTCATTTCCGCTGCCCGTCTGGTCGCAGCCGCTACCCACAGCTTGGTAGAGGCCGCCCAACATCTGGTCCAGGGCACAGGAACCGAAGAAACGTTGATTTCAACCGCCAAACAGGTCGCCAGCTCAACCGCTCAGCTATTGATCGCTTGCAAGGTCAAGTCCGACCCCAACTCGGAGACCGGCCGCAGACTGCAAGCCGCTGGCAATGCCGTCATCAAGTCCACCGACAAGCTCGTCCAAGCCGCCCAGCAAGCCATCGAGGGCGAAGAGGAACACACGCTGAAGCTTAACCGCAACATGGTCGACGGAATGGCCCAGGAGATCAACGCCCGCTCCGAGGTGCTCATGCGCGAACGCCAGCTCATGGAAGCCCAGAACAAACTGATCGCAATCCGCCACCTCAAGTACCGTCAAAAACTCGCCGGAGGCTTCGCCACCGACAGCAGCGACGAAGGCGGCGTCCAACCTCCAACCTTCACCGGCTACCAAGTCACGACCACCCCGAAACCACACACGCTCCCCAAACCCGGCACCTACTCGCCCTCCCCCGTCATCAACAGCCCCGCCGGATCAACCGGAACCTTCCCGCGAAACCCCCAACAACAAAATCACCAACAACAATCCTCCTCAACCACCACCACAACTTCGTCCTTCCAAAGATCCCCGCTCCTCACAGCCAACGCCGTCCCAAAGCCCTACCAATCGGACACCATCAAATCCCCGACAGCCCTCGTGTCCCCCTCAATCCTCAACCGAACGTACGAAACGACCCGCGTGGAAAACTCCAACCTAAGCGCAGGAAAGTTCAACCGAACGCAGTTTGACGCCGCCGTGCAGGATCTGCAGAACAAGGTGCAGCAGCCGTTGAGTTCGTTCCGAGGGTCGCCgacgcagcagcaacagcaggcaGGAGGGTATGGAACcattacgacgacgacgacgagtacCACGAGCAATGGGACCGGAGCACCGGCGCCGCAGAATTACGAAGGATTTACCACGAG